The genomic stretch TGTGCCGGATGGGCGTCGGCGTGGGCGAGGCGGGCGGGGTGGCGCCGGCCTATTCGCTGATCGCCGACTATTTCCCGCCGCATCAGCGGGCGCGGGCCCTGGCGGCCTTCGCCTTTGGGATTCCGCTGGGCATGGCGGCGGGGACATTGGTCGGGGGGCTGCTGGCGGCGACCTATGGCTGGCGGACGGCCTTCATCGTCGTGGGTCTGCTGGGGGTGCTGGTCGCGCCCCTGCTGCGGCTGACGGTCAAGGATCCCAAGCGCGGCGGGACCGATGCGATCAAGACCGAGGCCCAGGTCGCGGCCCTGGCGGCGGCGCCGGTCGGCACGGACCGGGCGGGCAAGATCGCGGCCCAGGTCATGCTGGGCCTGGGCGCCGGCCTGCTGATCCTGGCGGCGCTGAACTGGCTGATGGGCATGTCCCTGGGCAGTCCGCTGGTCCTGGCCTTCGGCGGCCTGCTGGCGGGCGTGATCGGGGTGTCGCTGATGGTGGCGCGGCGCACCGCCTCGGTGGTGATCAAGAAGCCCAGCTTCTGGCTGCTGGGCCTGGGGGCTGCTTCGTCTTCGGTGTGCGGCTATGGCGTCGCCGGCTGGCTGCCGCTGTTCTTCATGCGCAGCTTCGACCTGACCCTGCGCCAAACCAGCTGGTATTATTCGGGCATCGCCCTGATCGGCGGCATCCTCGGCATCTGGCTGGGCGGGATGATCGCCGACAAGCTGTCGAAAAAGGGCAAGGGCGCCTATCCCCTGACCCCGGCCATCGCCTTCCTGATCTCGGCGCCCTGTTTCATCCTTGCGATGAACTCGCCCTGGCTGATCGGCCTGGTCCTGCCGGGCGGGGGCAGCAACACCCAACAGCTGGTGTTGGCCTTCCTGATCTTCCTGTTGCCGACCGGCCTGAACCTGGCCTGGCTGGGGCCGATCACGGCGGCGGTCCAGCATCTGGTCCCGGCGGCGATGCGGTCCACGGCCTCGGCCCTGTTCCTGCTGCTGAACAATCTGCTCGGGATCGCGGTCGGCTTTTATTATTTCGGCTGGATGAGCGACCTCTTGGCGCCCCGGTTCGGGGAGGAGAGCCTGAGGTGGGCCATCTATACCGGCATGGGCTTCTATGTGCTGGCGGCGATCCTGCTGATCGGGGCCTCGCGGACGCTGAAGCGGGACTGGGTCGATTAGACAGTCAGTGGTTGGGGGCGAGTGGTTGGTGGCGAGTGGCGAGAAGATATCGGGAGCTGGGACTGATCTGACGTTAGCCGTTTTTGCAGTCGTCCTCCTCGCCACTCGTCACTCGCCACTCGTCACCCGTTCCTTCGCGGTTGCACCCTTGAAGGGACGGGGCCTATAAGCCCCGCAACTCTCCCAGCAGCGGTTGCGACGGTCCCTCATGAACATCCACGAATATCAGGCCAAGCAGGTCCTCAAAGGTTTCGGCGCCCCGGTCGCCGAAGGCGTCGCGGTGACGTCCGTCGATCAGGTCGAGGCCGCCGCCAAGTCCCTGCCCGGCCCGCTTTATGTCGTTAAGTCGCAGATCCACGCCGGCGGACGCGGCAAGGGCAAGTTCAAGGAACTGCCGGCCGACGCCAAGGGCGGCGTGCGCCTGGCCTTCTCGGTCGAAGAGGCCGTCGCCCACGCCAAGGAAATGATGGGCAACACCCTGGTCACCGCCCAGACGGGCGACGCCGGCAAACAGGTCAACCGCCTCTATATCGAGGACGGCGCCGACATCGATCGTGAACTGTATTGCTCGCTGCTGGTCGATCGCCAGTACGGCCGCATCGCCTTCGTCGTCTCGACCGAAGGCGGCATGGACATCGAAGCCGTCGCCCATGACACGCCCGAGAAGATCCAGAACATCGTCATCGACCCGAGCGCGGGCGTGACCGAAGCCGACGTCGCCGCCATCAGCGCCGCCTACGGCCTGACGGGCGCCGCCGCCGAAGACGGCAAGTCGCTGTTCCCGGCGCTGTACAAGGCCTTCGTCGAGAAGGACATGGACATGCTGGAGGTGAACCCCCTGATCGTCATGAAGGA from Brevundimonas sp. SL130 encodes the following:
- a CDS encoding spinster family MFS transporter, with product MTTDTLTDGQAPAPHRPGYRFYVLAVLILIYMLNFLDRQIIGILAAPLKEEFGMSDSQFGLLGGIAFASVYSTLAIPLAWLADRFSRVWIMTGALAVWSGFTALCGMAGSFGQLFLCRMGVGVGEAGGVAPAYSLIADYFPPHQRARALAAFAFGIPLGMAAGTLVGGLLAATYGWRTAFIVVGLLGVLVAPLLRLTVKDPKRGGTDAIKTEAQVAALAAAPVGTDRAGKIAAQVMLGLGAGLLILAALNWLMGMSLGSPLVLAFGGLLAGVIGVSLMVARRTASVVIKKPSFWLLGLGAASSSVCGYGVAGWLPLFFMRSFDLTLRQTSWYYSGIALIGGILGIWLGGMIADKLSKKGKGAYPLTPAIAFLISAPCFILAMNSPWLIGLVLPGGGSNTQQLVLAFLIFLLPTGLNLAWLGPITAAVQHLVPAAMRSTASALFLLLNNLLGIAVGFYYFGWMSDLLAPRFGEESLRWAIYTGMGFYVLAAILLIGASRTLKRDWVD
- the sucC gene encoding ADP-forming succinate--CoA ligase subunit beta, with the translated sequence MNIHEYQAKQVLKGFGAPVAEGVAVTSVDQVEAAAKSLPGPLYVVKSQIHAGGRGKGKFKELPADAKGGVRLAFSVEEAVAHAKEMMGNTLVTAQTGDAGKQVNRLYIEDGADIDRELYCSLLVDRQYGRIAFVVSTEGGMDIEAVAHDTPEKIQNIVIDPSAGVTEADVAAISAAYGLTGAAAEDGKSLFPALYKAFVEKDMDMLEVNPLIVMKDGHLRVLDAKVSFDGNALFRHDDIKALRDETEEDAKEIEASKWDLAYVSLDGNIGCMVNGAGLAMATMDIIKLYGKEPANFCDVGGGAGKEKVAAAFKIITADPNVQGILVNIFGGIMKCDVIAEGVVAAVKEVGLKVPLVVRLEGTNAELGKKILNESGLAITAADDLDDAAQKIVKAVG